Proteins encoded by one window of Chloroflexota bacterium:
- a CDS encoding LCP family protein: protein MRKIILLAGGVLLIAAGAALLGAAVLLMMEIPVSAPRAGDSFDVSVATFDPASIPPPQTDDADPEMLLPTPTATPATTATRPSGTPAARAATPQPAAATATPTPSRTLAPAGTPLPPLPGTLNIVLLGSDHRAGSTDWRTDTMIVVMIDPKSQRVGIVNVARDVLVSIPGRSPNRVNTLDEFGGPPLVKQVLGSLLGITIDYYVRVNFEGMVKAIDTIGPINVAIDCALEERYPDASKPGGVRVLKVAPPRARMDGQMALDYSRSRLSTGIFDRMRRQNRVLLGVREQMLSPDMFARIPQLYQAVQPYIQTDLPPTLILPLARTAAETKLSNVHGMTIDLNLAPSVISPQGWWVMLPDVNKVRAAVRGVFSATPLMDTVNRPGGCN, encoded by the coding sequence GTGAGGAAGATAATCCTGCTGGCGGGCGGCGTGCTGCTGATCGCCGCTGGCGCGGCGCTGCTCGGCGCGGCCGTGCTCCTGATGATGGAAATACCGGTCAGCGCCCCGCGCGCCGGCGACTCGTTCGACGTGTCGGTCGCCACCTTTGATCCGGCCTCCATCCCGCCCCCGCAGACCGACGACGCCGACCCGGAGATGCTGCTGCCAACGCCAACAGCCACGCCCGCCACAACGGCAACACGCCCCAGCGGCACGCCGGCCGCGCGCGCTGCGACGCCGCAGCCGGCCGCCGCGACGGCCACCCCCACGCCGTCGCGCACACTCGCACCGGCCGGTACACCGCTGCCGCCCCTGCCCGGCACGCTCAACATCGTGCTGCTTGGCAGCGACCACCGCGCCGGGTCGACCGACTGGCGCACCGACACGATGATCGTCGTAATGATCGACCCGAAGAGCCAGCGCGTCGGCATCGTGAACGTCGCGCGCGATGTGCTGGTCAGCATCCCGGGCCGCTCACCCAATCGCGTCAACACACTGGACGAGTTTGGCGGGCCGCCGCTGGTCAAGCAGGTGCTCGGCAGCCTGCTCGGCATCACCATCGATTACTACGTGCGCGTCAACTTTGAAGGCATGGTCAAGGCGATCGATACCATCGGGCCGATCAATGTCGCCATCGACTGCGCGCTCGAAGAGCGCTACCCGGATGCCAGCAAGCCGGGCGGCGTGCGCGTGTTGAAGGTCGCGCCGCCGCGCGCGCGCATGGACGGCCAGATGGCGCTCGATTATTCACGCTCGCGCCTGAGCACCGGCATCTTCGACCGCATGCGCCGGCAGAACCGCGTCCTGCTCGGCGTGCGCGAACAGATGCTCTCGCCCGACATGTTCGCGCGCATCCCGCAGCTCTACCAGGCCGTGCAGCCGTACATCCAGACCGACCTGCCGCCCACGCTGATCCTGCCGCTGGCGCGCACCGCCGCCGAAACGAAGCTGAGCAACGTGCACGGCATGACGATCGATCTCAATCTCGCGCCGAGCGTGATCTCGCCGCAGGGCTGGTGGGTGATGTTACCGGACGTCAACAAGGTGCGCGCCGCGGTGCGCGGCGTATTCAGCGCCACCCCGCTGATGGATACCGTGAACCGCCCCGGCGGCTGCAATTAA
- a CDS encoding VWA domain-containing protein — protein sequence MATQTRLNDSIDAYQIIEVAARGDRSLFLAIRNQVEGFYWLLESDTPFDGAPDALDGALFDAGERHYFAFEVSAPSLATLLNLTPRLDPAFVGWRWVRLVDSLGTMHRTGQTLSRPQPLSLSSLRFTRASHLTLAMDARPDGNADQFVAPEARTGTPTPPADVYTLSALLWAVIGDVDANRSLATVLAKATATDPLARPADGHALAQALKKALPRRAVGDLGDEPVAAERNPDRTVFGMLDGIIMALGPVAAFGILVAGLLLFRDRVPGLDLSRLPFFGSDSGADASSGGRPRARGTPVPLPAGPLAFGDYKVELDAPCSVRLESALTKGGAPLPNGAAVDFDVWLNGRPMSGVVVAPSSEINSSQWSLAFSAPGFCPGGGAIRVRARAGDGESELSVCEFGQPSDAVGVVSLQNLTIVGAQVDTTSFPALTAYFTAINADSAGTRLHGSFRCSLAIDGAPVNSFTLSAVDSQASPVTVALAMDVSGSMRGAPLLNAKAAAGEFVRQIGAGSAICLYSFSTTVKRLTTCTTERAVVLAALDGLIADGNTALRDVIISIAANQRQLGGRQAVIVLTDGADTASRASLSDMLAQVQQLNVPIYTIGLINPDLTPDVLRQISGRTGGGYLETPDAASLKDLYEKVRGQLATQYQVRFDSPAPDRKNGSFTFRVMDRERSIELTRDYTSAP from the coding sequence ATGGCAACACAAACACGCCTTAACGACAGCATCGACGCCTACCAAATTATCGAAGTCGCCGCGCGCGGGGACCGTTCACTCTTCCTGGCGATTCGCAACCAGGTCGAAGGCTTCTACTGGCTGCTCGAATCGGATACACCATTCGACGGAGCGCCGGACGCGCTAGACGGTGCGTTGTTTGATGCGGGCGAGCGACACTACTTCGCCTTTGAAGTCAGTGCGCCATCCCTCGCTACCCTGCTCAACCTGACGCCGCGGCTGGACCCCGCGTTCGTCGGCTGGCGATGGGTCCGGCTGGTCGATTCGCTCGGGACCATGCATCGTACCGGTCAGACGCTGAGTCGCCCGCAGCCACTCTCGCTCAGCAGCCTGCGCTTCACCCGCGCCTCACACCTCACCCTCGCAATGGACGCCCGGCCGGACGGAAACGCCGACCAGTTCGTCGCACCCGAAGCACGCACGGGCACACCCACGCCACCGGCAGACGTCTACACGCTGAGCGCGCTGCTGTGGGCAGTAATCGGCGATGTCGACGCCAACCGAAGCCTGGCCACCGTGCTGGCCAAGGCAACCGCAACCGATCCGCTGGCCCGGCCAGCCGATGGGCATGCGCTGGCACAGGCACTCAAGAAAGCCCTGCCGCGCCGCGCCGTGGGCGACCTGGGTGACGAGCCGGTTGCGGCGGAGCGTAACCCGGACCGCACCGTGTTCGGAATGCTCGACGGCATCATCATGGCGCTCGGCCCGGTGGCCGCCTTTGGCATCCTGGTGGCCGGGCTCCTGCTGTTCCGCGACCGCGTGCCCGGCCTCGACCTGTCGCGCCTGCCTTTCTTCGGTTCCGATAGCGGCGCCGATGCCTCCAGCGGCGGCCGCCCGCGCGCACGCGGCACCCCGGTGCCGTTGCCGGCCGGACCGCTGGCTTTCGGCGACTACAAGGTCGAGCTCGACGCGCCGTGCAGCGTGCGCCTCGAATCGGCATTGACCAAAGGGGGCGCGCCGCTGCCCAATGGCGCGGCCGTCGATTTTGACGTGTGGCTGAACGGCCGGCCGATGAGCGGCGTCGTCGTGGCCCCGTCGAGCGAGATCAACAGCAGTCAATGGTCCCTGGCGTTCAGCGCGCCCGGTTTCTGCCCCGGCGGCGGCGCCATCCGCGTGCGCGCCCGGGCCGGCGACGGCGAGAGCGAGCTCTCGGTCTGCGAGTTCGGCCAGCCGTCCGATGCGGTCGGCGTCGTGTCGCTTCAGAACCTCACCATCGTCGGCGCGCAGGTGGATACCACCTCGTTCCCTGCGCTAACGGCCTACTTTACTGCGATCAACGCCGACAGCGCCGGCACCCGCCTGCACGGCTCGTTCCGCTGCAGCCTGGCGATCGACGGCGCGCCGGTGAATAGCTTCACGCTGAGTGCGGTCGATAGCCAGGCGTCGCCCGTCACCGTCGCACTCGCCATGGATGTCAGCGGCAGTATGCGCGGCGCGCCGCTGCTCAACGCCAAAGCCGCCGCCGGCGAGTTCGTCCGGCAGATCGGCGCGGGCAGCGCCATCTGCCTCTACAGCTTCTCCACTACAGTCAAGCGGCTGACCACCTGCACGACCGAGCGGGCGGTGGTGCTCGCCGCCCTCGACGGGCTGATCGCCGACGGCAATACCGCGCTGCGCGACGTGATCATCAGCATCGCCGCGAACCAGCGTCAACTCGGCGGGCGCCAGGCCGTGATCGTGCTGACCGACGGCGCCGACACCGCCAGCCGCGCGTCACTATCGGATATGCTGGCACAAGTGCAGCAGCTCAACGTGCCGATCTACACGATCGGACTGATCAACCCGGATTTGACGCCGGATGTCCTGCGCCAGATCTCCGGGCGCACTGGCGGTGGGTACCTGGAGACGCCCGACGCGGCTTCGCTCAAAGACCTGTACGAGAAAGTGCGCGGGCAACTGGCGACGCAGTATCAGGTCCGCTTCGACTCGCCGGCGCCGGACCGCAAGAACGGCTCATTCACCTTCCGCGTCATGGACCGCGAGCGCTCGATCGAACTGACGCGCGATTATACCTCCGCGCCGTAA
- a CDS encoding molybdopterin-dependent oxidoreductase gives MTNDRLSPNQSLTLKFPVVGEREPAPFTPAEWRLSVDGLVRTRLQLSLEDFLRLPAVERSWDTICVTGWTHLDHRWTGVPLSTLLNQAGPLRDARFVRFAAYSRRKHDTSLPLDYALEHVILAHAVDGAPLDRAHGGPVRSVCHGKYFYKSLKWLRQIELLAEDRLGFWERTSAYHNHADPWAEERYDPRPMDGAEFARRIAAKDFSDCAAIMDDKFAQWRGVDLSGLNLRGAQIKACELSGALLRGADARSANFTRSTFTGADLRDADLSNADLEGADLRGADLRGADLRGAFLTVAQFAHLYRPARVDGAHFRRVDIENEGLDDAERRFLLDPAQGALIE, from the coding sequence ATGACCAACGACCGTCTTTCGCCCAATCAATCGCTGACGCTCAAGTTTCCCGTCGTCGGGGAGCGCGAGCCCGCGCCGTTCACGCCCGCCGAGTGGCGGCTGTCGGTGGACGGACTGGTGCGCACGCGGCTGCAACTGTCGCTCGAAGATTTTCTGCGCCTGCCTGCGGTCGAGCGCAGTTGGGACACCATCTGCGTGACCGGCTGGACGCACCTCGATCACCGCTGGACCGGCGTGCCGCTCTCGACGCTGCTCAACCAGGCCGGCCCGTTGCGCGATGCGCGATTCGTGCGCTTCGCCGCCTACTCGCGCCGCAAGCACGACACCTCCCTGCCGCTCGACTATGCGCTGGAGCACGTCATCCTCGCGCATGCGGTGGACGGCGCGCCGCTGGATCGCGCGCACGGGGGCCCGGTGCGTTCGGTCTGCCACGGCAAATATTTCTACAAGAGCCTGAAGTGGCTCAGGCAGATCGAGTTGCTGGCCGAAGACCGGCTCGGCTTCTGGGAGCGCACCTCGGCCTACCACAACCACGCCGACCCGTGGGCCGAGGAGCGCTACGACCCCCGGCCCATGGATGGCGCCGAGTTCGCGCGCCGCATAGCGGCGAAGGATTTCTCGGACTGCGCGGCGATCATGGACGATAAGTTCGCGCAATGGCGCGGCGTCGATTTGAGCGGCCTCAACCTGCGCGGCGCGCAGATCAAGGCCTGTGAGCTGAGCGGCGCGCTGCTGCGCGGGGCCGACGCCCGCAGCGCGAACTTCACGCGCAGCACGTTCACCGGCGCCGACCTGCGCGACGCCGACCTGTCGAACGCCGATCTTGAAGGCGCGGATCTGCGCGGCGCAGATTTGCGCGGGGCCGATCTGCGCGGCGCGTTCCTGACTGTGGCGCAGTTTGCGCACCTGTACCGCCCCGCGCGGGTGGACGGCGCGCACTTTCGCCGTGTCGACATCGAGAACGAGGGGCTGGACGACGCCGAGCGTCGCTTTCTGCTCGATCCGGCACAGGGCGCGCTAATCGAATGA
- a CDS encoding ABC transporter substrate-binding protein: MSPRTILLAFLLLCLSACEREPDAPAGTALPPAGTAPAGNPRPTDASLSPAANPGTPGGGKLPGATIVIAVLNDQSGIYADFGGRYAVEAAQMAAEEFVSRTGAAVEVISADHQNDPDKAAARAQELFDKSGADVILDVPTSAAALRIMKLAADKRRLYINISAATADLTGKECNRYTFHYAYDIPQLANAAAQWTAQNLGKRWHIIYPKYGFGQEMEAAFRKAIESAGGTVLASDPAPFPHPTGDYTDWLRRTIAYHPDVVGVMQAGADLGAVARAYNALKVRDQRITLVAGLLLETDIQSAGADVLAGTVFATPWYWAMDREARDWADRFQKRTGARPTFAQAATYSAAVQYLEAVRRAGTDQPDAVIKALENYRFSDMFIRNGLIRAEDHLVQHDMLVGQVKPSADVREPRDTVKVLGVVPADRAARPAAESGCTMR, translated from the coding sequence ATGTCACCACGAACGATCCTGTTAGCATTCCTGCTGCTGTGCCTGTCCGCGTGCGAGCGCGAGCCCGATGCGCCCGCCGGGACGGCCTTGCCTCCGGCAGGCACGGCGCCCGCCGGCAACCCGCGCCCGACCGATGCCTCGCTATCCCCGGCCGCCAATCCCGGCACGCCCGGCGGCGGCAAACTGCCCGGCGCGACCATCGTGATTGCGGTCCTTAACGACCAGTCCGGCATCTACGCCGATTTTGGCGGCAGGTACGCCGTGGAGGCGGCGCAGATGGCGGCCGAGGAGTTCGTGTCGCGCACCGGCGCCGCCGTCGAGGTCATCAGCGCCGATCACCAGAACGACCCCGACAAGGCGGCCGCGCGCGCGCAGGAGTTGTTCGACAAATCCGGCGCCGATGTGATTCTCGACGTGCCGACGTCGGCGGCGGCGCTGCGCATCATGAAGCTGGCCGCCGACAAGCGCCGCCTCTACATCAACATTTCGGCGGCGACGGCCGATCTGACCGGCAAAGAGTGCAACCGGTACACCTTTCACTACGCGTACGACATTCCGCAACTGGCCAATGCGGCCGCGCAGTGGACGGCGCAGAACCTTGGTAAACGCTGGCACATCATCTACCCGAAGTACGGCTTCGGGCAGGAGATGGAAGCGGCGTTCCGCAAAGCGATCGAGTCGGCGGGCGGCACGGTGCTGGCGTCGGATCCGGCGCCGTTCCCGCACCCGACCGGCGACTACACGGACTGGCTGCGTCGCACGATCGCGTATCATCCCGACGTCGTCGGCGTGATGCAGGCGGGAGCCGATCTGGGTGCGGTGGCGCGCGCGTACAACGCACTCAAGGTGCGCGATCAGCGCATCACGCTGGTGGCGGGCCTGCTGCTGGAGACCGACATTCAGTCTGCCGGGGCCGATGTGCTGGCCGGCACCGTGTTTGCCACGCCGTGGTACTGGGCGATGGATCGCGAGGCGCGCGACTGGGCCGACCGGTTCCAGAAGCGCACTGGCGCGCGGCCGACGTTCGCGCAAGCGGCGACCTATTCGGCAGCGGTGCAGTACCTGGAGGCCGTGCGGCGCGCGGGGACGGACCAACCGGACGCGGTCATCAAGGCGCTGGAAAACTATCGCTTCAGCGATATGTTTATCCGCAACGGCTTGATTCGTGCCGAGGACCATCTGGTTCAGCACGACATGCTGGTGGGGCAGGTCAAGCCTTCGGCGGACGTGCGCGAGCCGCGGGATACCGTGAAGGTACTCGGCGTGGTGCCGGCCGATCGTGCGGCGCGTCCGGCCGCCGAGTCCGGCTGTACCATGCGCTGA